The following are encoded in a window of Poecile atricapillus isolate bPoeAtr1 chromosome 3, bPoeAtr1.hap1, whole genome shotgun sequence genomic DNA:
- the EPCAM gene encoding epithelial cell adhesion molecule, producing MKPLCGAALLLLLLCAAAAAQNSCVCLKNKRVTNCRMESGQCRCDAIGSGATVDCNTLTSKCLLMKAEVMGSKSGRREKPKDAFEDTDGLYDPECENSGAFKAKQCNGTTCWCVNTAGVRRTDKHDTDLKCNQLVRTMWIIIEMKHAERDTPLNAESLKKFFTETITSRYLLNGRYITNVLYEKPYITIDLKQNSSEKSSDDVDIADVAYYFEKDVKGQSIFHNNVGLNVSIDNEPVKLEKTVVYYVDEIAPEFSMKSQTPGLIAVIVVVVIAIVAAIVVLVLTRRRKGKYVKAEVKEMNEMHRGLNA from the exons ATGAAGCCGCTCTGCGGGGCTgcgctcctgctgctgctgctctgcgccgccgccgctgcccagAACT CATGTGTCTGCCTGAAGAACAAGCGTGTTACCAACTGCAGGATGGAAAGCGGTCAATGCCGCTGCGACGCCATCGGCTCCGGCGCCACCGTGGACTGCAATACCC TGACTTCAAAATGCCTGCTGATGAAAGCAGAAGTGATGGGCTCAAAATCCGGTCGTCGTGAGAAACCAAAAGATGCATTTGAAGATACTGATGGCCTTTATGATCCTGAGTGTGAAAATAGTGGTGCTTTCAAAGCGAAGCAGTGCAATGGAACCACCTGTTGGTGTGTGAATACAGCTGGAGTTAGAAGAACTGACAAACATGATACAGACTTGAAGTGCAATCAATTAGTCAGAACGAT GTGGATCATCATTGAGATGAAACATGCTGAGAGAGATACTCCTCTGAATGCTGAATCTTTAAAGAA GTTTTTCACGGAGACCATCACCAGTCGTTATCTGCTGAATGGCCGCTACATAACCAATGTTCTG TATGAAAAACCTTACATTACTATTGATTTGAAGCAAAATTCCTCAGAAAAATCGTCTGATGATGTGGATATAGCTGATGTGGCCTACTACTTTGAAAAAGAT GTAAAAGGTCAATCCATCTTTCATAATAACGTGGGGCTAAATGTCAGTATTGACAACGAACCGGTGAAGCTTGAGAAGACAGTGGTCTACTATGTTGATGAGATAGCACCAGAGTTTTCTATGAAGTCTCAGACTCCCGGCCTTATTGCTGTCATTGTAGTGGTAGTAATAGCAATAGTGGCTGCAATTGTTGTTCTG GTTCTCacaaggaggaggaaagggaagtaCGTGAAAGCTGAG gtGAAGGAAATGAATGAAATGCATAGAGGACTGAATGCTTAA